One Eubacteriales bacterium mix99 genomic window carries:
- a CDS encoding QueT transporter family protein, translating into MKNTRFLVQAAVIAAIYVVLTLLFSPISFGESLIEFRVSEMLTVLPFYTPAAIPGLFIGVLLSNLFSPVGPIDVVLGSLASLVAAFLSRKMPKKALVPLPPVVVNGLIIGGMLHYVYHFPLWISVLSVMFGQVVTCYGLGTVLMLVLDKYSKYLFPSGRS; encoded by the coding sequence TTGAAAAATACACGTTTTCTGGTTCAGGCAGCGGTCATTGCTGCCATTTATGTGGTGCTGACCCTGCTCTTTTCGCCCATCAGCTTTGGGGAGAGTCTGATCGAATTCCGGGTTTCAGAGATGCTGACCGTACTTCCCTTTTACACGCCGGCTGCCATTCCAGGCCTTTTTATCGGGGTACTCCTGTCCAATTTGTTCAGCCCGGTGGGGCCGATTGATGTGGTCCTGGGCAGTCTGGCTTCCCTGGTTGCCGCCTTTCTGTCCCGAAAGATGCCGAAAAAAGCACTGGTTCCACTGCCGCCGGTTGTTGTCAATGGTTTGATCATTGGAGGAATGCTTCATTATGTCTATCATTTTCCTCTGTGGATTTCTGTTTTGTCCGTTATGTTTGGACAAGTGGTGACCTGTTATGGGCTGGGGACTGTCCTGATGCTGGTTCTGGACAAATACAGCAAATATCTGTTTCCTTCCGGGCGGAGCTAA
- the lepB gene encoding signal peptidase I → MAGLKKLLNTLLEWVGLIGFSFVLAILINLFIMQPIKVDGKSMYPTLHDDDFVLLSRIGKTLHLHPKYGDIVVVDHRTDRERSLLDDLSDIRIFHRLGSRDLWIKRLIGQPGDVIEIRAGAVYRNGKLLEEPYLLDQFTYGPDERFVVPEGSVFVMGDNRNNSMDSRKIGFIPCANIKGTMVADISKLLR, encoded by the coding sequence GTGGCCGGACTGAAAAAATTGCTGAACACACTGCTGGAATGGGTCGGGCTGATTGGCTTTTCCTTTGTCCTTGCCATTCTCATCAATTTATTTATCATGCAGCCCATAAAGGTGGATGGAAAGTCCATGTATCCCACCCTGCATGACGACGATTTCGTTCTGCTGTCCCGTATTGGCAAGACGCTGCATCTTCATCCGAAGTATGGGGATATCGTCGTTGTGGATCACCGTACAGACCGGGAACGATCCCTGCTGGATGACCTTTCCGATATTCGTATTTTTCATCGGTTGGGAAGCCGGGATCTGTGGATTAAGCGGCTGATCGGGCAGCCGGGTGATGTGATTGAAATCCGGGCGGGAGCGGTATATCGGAACGGAAAGCTCCTGGAGGAGCCCTATCTTCTGGATCAATTCACATATGGTCCGGATGAGCGGTTTGTCGTACCGGAGGGTTCTGTTTTTGTGATGGGGGACAACCGCAATAACAGCATGGACAGCCGGAAAATCGGATTTATCCCCTGTGCCAATATCAAAGGCACCATGGTGGCGGATATCAGCAAGCTGCTGCGGTAA
- a CDS encoding polysaccharide deacetylase, which translates to MIKITRKRRFAGRMTLLFLILNISVIFLFHKATGSAVSSSEGESYGGESYGLAASLMNKPSALPVQKSIVGDRLGEPVYQGKKNPNETNGAASTSDPASTSGPQSTPAAGPVSTSNPGSASGPEPRTSADPGNASGTIPAVEASTQQLQATLDGIYHQEGEKTAYLTFDDGPTPSQTTPVLDILKAEGIKATFFSIGSNAERYPEMIKREYAEGHGIGSHSYSHEFRQIYSDPKIYMAEVVRCEQILKSILGQDKEFKLTRFPGGSFGKTLAPYREAANHAGYVYVDWNSLNGDAETRKPRSAKQLIARLEDTVHHQNGLVVLMHDAPGKQSTVKALPEIIHYLKSKNYRFERIPGSRSNSLAP; encoded by the coding sequence ATGATTAAAATTACCAGGAAACGCAGGTTTGCAGGAAGGATGACATTGCTCTTTCTGATTTTGAATATATCTGTCATCTTTCTTTTTCATAAAGCAACCGGGTCGGCTGTTTCCAGTTCTGAAGGAGAATCCTACGGGGGCGAAAGCTATGGATTGGCGGCAAGTCTGATGAATAAGCCATCTGCCCTGCCGGTTCAAAAAAGCATCGTCGGGGACCGGCTTGGAGAGCCGGTGTATCAGGGAAAAAAGAATCCAAACGAAACAAATGGTGCAGCATCCACGTCCGATCCGGCATCTACATCCGGCCCGCAATCCACACCTGCAGCCGGCCCGGTATCCACATCCAATCCAGGATCAGCATCCGGCCCGGAACCCCGGACTTCAGCAGATCCGGGGAATGCGTCCGGTACAATTCCGGCCGTGGAGGCCAGTACGCAGCAGCTGCAGGCCACGCTGGACGGCATTTATCATCAGGAGGGAGAGAAGACAGCATACCTTACGTTTGACGACGGTCCAACCCCCTCTCAGACAACCCCCGTTCTGGATATCCTGAAAGCGGAAGGAATCAAGGCAACATTCTTTTCCATTGGATCCAATGCCGAACGTTATCCGGAGATGATAAAAAGGGAATACGCAGAGGGACATGGGATCGGATCTCACAGCTACAGCCATGAGTTCAGGCAAATATACAGCGATCCCAAAATTTATATGGCTGAAGTGGTGCGCTGCGAGCAGATCCTGAAGTCCATACTGGGACAGGACAAGGAATTCAAGCTGACCCGGTTCCCGGGGGGATCCTTTGGAAAGACTCTTGCGCCCTATCGGGAAGCGGCCAACCATGCAGGCTATGTGTATGTGGATTGGAACAGCCTGAATGGGGATGCGGAAACCCGTAAACCCCGCTCTGCAAAACAGCTGATTGCCCGGCTGGAGGACACCGTCCATCATCAGAACGGATTGGTTGTGCTGATGCACGATGCTCCGGGGAAACAATCCACTGTAAAAGCCCTGCCGGAAATCATTCATTATCTGAAGTCCAAAAATTATCGTTTTGAACGGATCCCGGGCTCACGTTCCAACAGCCTTGCACCCTAA
- the helD gene encoding RNA polymerase recycling motor HelD, with amino-acid sequence MDPSQWDREAKRLAQVYQKIRRELSRRSSEVQSYRTSILKTRQSIWEEGDHTWNYGDTDAAVELKQSMDALKQENQRFRIARNQLNKLERLKKSPYFGRIDFMENGSIDTEQVYIGITSFFDERGNILIYDWRAPISGIFYDYELGPASYRCMDGVIEGRVNLKRQYRITEDRLDYMLDTGIKIDDELLQEILSKNTDEKMRNIVNTIQKEQNRVIRDEGHQLLMVQGVAGSGKTSIALHRIAWLLYQYRDENMTSGNILIFSPNTVFNDYISNVLPELGEENMQQTTFDEYIAKMAGRGLTYETSSEQMEYILASGQREDQLPRMWGIAYKSSVDFYHLLNGYARYLEFQAMRFHDIAFRGETLVSVEEIRQLYEEDYAPLPLAKRLQKIKSRLYYRIRPAWYRRWKELWDEFLGSPEYRSNAKAYSRLFVYREFKKVRREIEDMLQFDGYQAFKELFSNVDLFVSLAGEHLPEHYREICADTAARFSRKIPGYEDIAAFVYLKGMLEGVPEMGQIRHVVVDEAQDYTPIQYGILKQLFPETKMTLLGDFNQVINPLKGAFQYRTVTEVIKPHSQAVLKLVRGYRSTADIVNFTRSVLKDGQQIESIQRHGEKPRLYQAEVKGELTEQLVKDIRDLADEGMESIGIICKTAEKSRRLHDAIKKKLHVSLLTRDDVNFSKGIVVLPVYLAKGLEFDAAVVYGTDAENYGLERDRRLFYTACTRALHRLHLFAEGELSPFFRDIPQKYYERL; translated from the coding sequence ATGGATCCGAGTCAGTGGGACAGGGAAGCGAAGCGTCTTGCACAGGTTTATCAAAAAATCAGGAGGGAGCTTTCCCGCAGATCGTCCGAGGTGCAGTCCTATCGGACGTCTATTTTGAAAACCAGGCAATCGATATGGGAGGAAGGGGATCATACATGGAACTACGGGGATACGGATGCTGCGGTGGAACTCAAGCAGTCCATGGATGCCCTCAAACAGGAAAATCAGAGATTTCGGATTGCCAGAAATCAACTGAATAAACTGGAGAGGCTGAAAAAGTCCCCTTATTTTGGAAGAATTGACTTTATGGAAAATGGCAGTATCGATACCGAGCAGGTTTATATCGGAATTACTTCCTTTTTTGATGAACGGGGAAACATTCTCATCTATGACTGGCGTGCGCCGATTTCCGGCATTTTCTACGACTATGAACTGGGCCCGGCATCCTATCGCTGCATGGATGGCGTGATAGAAGGCCGTGTTAATCTGAAACGCCAGTATCGGATCACGGAGGACCGGCTGGACTATATGCTGGATACCGGCATCAAGATTGACGATGAGCTTCTGCAGGAGATTCTGAGCAAGAACACCGATGAAAAGATGCGCAACATTGTCAACACCATTCAAAAGGAACAGAACCGCGTGATCCGGGATGAAGGTCATCAGCTGCTGATGGTGCAGGGGGTCGCAGGCAGCGGAAAGACTTCCATCGCACTGCACCGGATTGCCTGGCTGCTGTATCAGTATCGGGATGAGAACATGACTTCCGGAAATATTCTGATCTTTTCCCCTAATACCGTATTCAATGACTATATCTCCAATGTGCTTCCGGAGCTGGGAGAAGAGAATATGCAGCAGACCACCTTTGATGAATATATTGCGAAGATGGCCGGCAGGGGACTGACCTATGAGACCAGCAGCGAACAGATGGAATATATCCTGGCCTCCGGACAGCGGGAAGATCAGCTTCCGAGAATGTGGGGCATCGCCTATAAGTCTTCGGTTGATTTTTATCATCTCCTCAATGGCTATGCCCGTTATCTGGAATTTCAGGCCATGCGGTTTCACGATATTGCCTTCCGGGGCGAGACGCTGGTATCCGTTGAGGAGATCAGGCAATTGTATGAAGAGGACTATGCACCTCTTCCCCTGGCAAAAAGACTACAGAAAATCAAAAGTCGCCTGTATTACCGGATCCGGCCGGCATGGTACCGGCGGTGGAAGGAATTATGGGATGAATTTCTGGGCTCCCCGGAATACAGGAGCAATGCAAAAGCATACAGCCGGTTATTTGTCTACAGGGAATTTAAGAAAGTCCGAAGGGAAATTGAAGATATGCTGCAGTTTGACGGGTATCAGGCTTTTAAGGAGCTGTTTTCCAACGTGGATCTGTTTGTTTCCCTGGCAGGCGAACATCTGCCGGAACACTACAGGGAGATCTGTGCAGATACCGCTGCCCGGTTTTCCCGAAAAATACCGGGTTATGAGGACATTGCCGCTTTTGTATATCTAAAGGGAATGTTGGAAGGCGTTCCCGAGATGGGACAGATCCGCCATGTGGTGGTGGACGAAGCGCAGGACTATACCCCGATTCAGTATGGAATCCTGAAGCAGCTGTTTCCCGAAACGAAGATGACTCTGCTCGGAGATTTCAATCAGGTGATTAATCCATTGAAGGGGGCTTTCCAATACCGGACGGTTACGGAAGTCATAAAGCCACACAGCCAGGCGGTTTTGAAGCTGGTCAGAGGGTACCGGTCCACGGCGGATATCGTGAACTTTACCCGTTCGGTGCTGAAGGACGGGCAGCAAATTGAGTCCATTCAGAGGCATGGGGAAAAGCCCCGGCTTTATCAGGCGGAGGTCAAAGGGGAATTGACGGAGCAGCTGGTGAAGGACATCCGGGATCTGGCAGATGAAGGCATGGAATCCATAGGCATCATCTGTAAAACGGCGGAAAAGAGCCGACGGCTTCATGACGCAATCAAAAAGAAGCTGCATGTTTCCCTGCTGACCAGGGACGACGTCAATTTCAGCAAAGGAATTGTCGTTCTTCCTGTATATCTTGCAAAGGGACTGGAATTTGATGCGGCGGTGGTATATGGGACAGATGCGGAAAATTATGGTCTGGAGAGAGACCGCAGATTGTTTTATACGGCGTGTACCCGGGCGCTGCACCGGCTCCATCTGTTTGCGGAAGGAGAGCTGTCCCCATTTTTCAGGGATATCCCGCAGAAATACTATGAACGTTTGTAA
- a CDS encoding OB-fold nucleic acid binding domain-containing protein, translating into MIKTAVLRTSNANNRYIDMTIADRTGEVNGKIWDPDNMMRNMKLKDGMLVKLKGLVNEWQGQLQVKVERIRDIRPEDHVRPEDFVPTAPYSSEDMLGEILQFVIRIQDKDLKQITSTLLNEKREKLMCYPAAMKNHHSIRGGLLYHTSTMLKMAERVLEVYPFLNRDLLYAGVILHDLAKTEEMDANELGVVSSYTPEGVLLGHIVQGIMDIDRVGREIHANQETVMLLEHMILAHHYEPEFGSPKRPMIPEGEILHYLDMIDARMYDMQKALKAVKPGEFSDRVWLLNNRQMYKPKAEKSDSPEKTDDSDRQTVQGA; encoded by the coding sequence ATGATCAAGACTGCCGTTCTCAGGACGTCAAATGCAAATAACAGATATATCGATATGACCATTGCGGATCGCACCGGAGAAGTCAACGGGAAGATCTGGGATCCGGATAATATGATGCGGAACATGAAATTAAAGGATGGCATGCTGGTCAAGCTGAAAGGGCTGGTCAACGAATGGCAGGGCCAGCTTCAGGTGAAAGTGGAGCGAATCCGGGACATCCGTCCGGAGGACCATGTCCGACCGGAGGACTTCGTACCGACAGCACCTTATTCTTCCGAGGATATGCTGGGAGAGATACTGCAGTTTGTCATACGGATCCAGGATAAGGATCTCAAGCAGATCACCAGCACACTTTTGAATGAAAAACGGGAAAAACTGATGTGCTATCCGGCGGCAATGAAAAACCATCACTCCATTCGGGGCGGTTTGTTATATCATACCTCCACCATGCTGAAAATGGCCGAGAGGGTGTTGGAAGTTTATCCATTTTTGAACCGGGATCTGCTGTATGCCGGAGTCATCCTGCATGACCTGGCAAAGACAGAGGAAATGGATGCCAACGAACTCGGAGTCGTATCTTCCTATACTCCGGAAGGGGTGCTTCTGGGACATATCGTCCAGGGGATCATGGATATCGACCGGGTCGGCAGGGAAATCCATGCGAATCAAGAAACGGTCATGCTGCTGGAACATATGATACTGGCTCATCACTATGAGCCGGAATTCGGGAGCCCAAAGCGGCCTATGATTCCGGAAGGGGAGATCCTGCATTATCTGGATATGATTGATGCAAGAATGTATGATATGCAAAAGGCATTGAAGGCAGTAAAACCGGGTGAGTTTTCCGATCGGGTCTGGCTGCTCAATAACCGGCAGATGTATAAACCGAAAGCGGAGAAATCAGACAGTCCGGAGAAAACGGATGATTCCGACCGTCAGACGGTACAGGGAGCCTGA
- a CDS encoding dipeptide/oligopeptide/nickel ABC transporter ATP-binding protein, translated as MNKTKEENFCLSGRGVTKVFGTGENGTVAVDHVDFEFREGEFISLVGESGSGKTTFSKMLLGLISLTEGEIRYQGKPRDISTGRKRKEYWKNIQAIFQDPFASYNMFNRIDSVLLDCINMRGGKHLSREQKAEKMTKACGFVNLKFEELTNKYPFELSGGQMQRLMIARIFLLKPKILLADEPTSMIDACSRATILDMLQKLRRESHMTVLFITHDIGLAYYVSDTVYIMEHGKFVEHGSADEVILHPKAPYTRHLIEDVPKIYEEWNLDA; from the coding sequence ATGAATAAAACGAAGGAGGAAAATTTCTGTCTTTCCGGCAGGGGCGTGACAAAGGTATTCGGGACAGGGGAGAACGGGACTGTCGCAGTGGATCATGTGGACTTTGAGTTCCGCGAAGGAGAATTTATTTCCCTTGTGGGGGAGTCCGGCTCCGGCAAAACCACTTTTTCCAAGATGCTGCTGGGACTCATTTCTCTTACGGAAGGGGAGATTCGGTATCAGGGGAAGCCCAGGGATATTTCCACCGGGAGAAAGAGAAAGGAATACTGGAAGAACATTCAGGCTATTTTTCAGGATCCCTTTGCCTCTTATAATATGTTTAACCGGATTGATTCCGTACTGCTGGACTGTATCAATATGCGGGGTGGAAAACATCTTTCCAGGGAGCAAAAAGCAGAGAAGATGACGAAAGCGTGCGGCTTTGTCAATCTGAAGTTTGAGGAACTGACCAACAAATATCCTTTTGAGCTGTCCGGCGGCCAGATGCAGCGGCTGATGATCGCCAGGATCTTCCTGCTGAAGCCGAAAATTCTTCTGGCGGATGAACCTACCTCCATGATTGACGCCTGCTCCAGGGCAACTATTCTGGATATGCTTCAGAAGCTGAGGAGGGAGAGCCATATGACGGTCCTTTTTATTACCCACGATATCGGTCTGGCCTATTATGTATCCGATACGGTATATATTATGGAGCATGGAAAGTTTGTGGAGCATGGATCAGCGGATGAGGTCATCCTGCATCCAAAGGCACCTTACACCAGGCATCTGATCGAAGATGTGCCGAAGATTTATGAAGAATGGAATCTGGATGCATGA
- a CDS encoding ABC transporter ATP-binding protein: protein MGKNLLEVNNLKTKYVTRFHEDVYAVNGVSLKLEEGKSLGIAGESGCGKSTLALSLMGYYFAPLHYISGDIIVDGKKISELDPNTVRKNILGNEIAYIPQSAMNALNPTQKIIHFVEDVIHAHDPKKKKKDIYDLARKRFGILGLPEQVLQKHAVELSGGMKQRTVIAISTILSPKVLIADEPTSALDVTSQKKVIRMLRDLMEKGMIQSMIFITHELPLLYNVTDDIMVMYAGQIVEKGNAEEMVFDPLHPYSKGLMGSILVPEKGVRDRKLTAIPGTPPNLKHPPDGCLFADRCPYGVPACRGGRPEERVLSNGRSYRCIMSEKRIREVYGNE, encoded by the coding sequence ATGGGAAAAAACCTGCTGGAAGTAAACAATTTGAAAACAAAATATGTGACCCGCTTTCATGAAGATGTGTATGCGGTAAACGGTGTTTCCCTGAAACTTGAAGAGGGAAAATCCCTGGGGATTGCAGGAGAATCGGGCTGCGGGAAATCCACCCTGGCTCTGTCGCTGATGGGGTACTATTTTGCACCGCTGCACTATATCAGCGGAGACATTATAGTGGACGGAAAGAAAATTTCCGAACTGGATCCGAATACGGTGAGGAAAAACATTCTGGGCAATGAGATCGCCTATATTCCCCAGTCGGCCATGAATGCCCTGAACCCGACCCAGAAGATCATCCACTTCGTGGAGGATGTGATCCATGCCCACGATCCGAAAAAAAAGAAAAAGGATATCTATGATTTGGCCAGAAAGCGCTTCGGGATACTGGGCCTTCCGGAACAGGTACTGCAGAAACACGCAGTGGAGCTGTCCGGTGGGATGAAACAGCGTACCGTGATCGCCATTTCAACCATTCTCTCGCCGAAGGTACTGATCGCCGACGAGCCCACTTCTGCGCTGGATGTCACCTCACAGAAAAAGGTAATCCGGATGCTGCGGGATTTGATGGAAAAGGGAATGATCCAGTCCATGATTTTTATCACCCATGAATTGCCTCTGCTCTATAACGTGACAGATGATATTATGGTGATGTATGCAGGCCAGATCGTGGAGAAAGGCAATGCGGAGGAAATGGTGTTTGATCCGCTGCATCCTTACTCCAAAGGCCTGATGGGCTCCATCCTTGTGCCGGAGAAAGGGGTACGGGATCGGAAGCTGACTGCCATTCCCGGGACTCCGCCGAATTTGAAGCATCCGCCGGATGGCTGCCTGTTTGCGGATCGTTGTCCCTATGGGGTTCCTGCGTGCAGGGGAGGCCGGCCGGAGGAGCGAGTGCTTTCCAACGGGAGAAGCTATCGCTGCATTATGTCGGAGAAAAGAATCCGGGAGGTGTACGGCAATGAATAA
- a CDS encoding ABC transporter permease yields the protein MKNRIRQVFHSGKFITGFVIFIVILLTIFIYPLIITRDPLKMMGEGNFFRPGTYVSKSEVAGSGDSYQLNVDAAAAQVDRRLKNDTRGFMAEWLEKYGGVKSSEIDVSDADGLIALWQDHYDLAAEQKGMTAAKKKKFRRLDKEIRDIMKSKALFLAEKNEETGDLEEVEELGETEYVNEKDIQNKHTFPLGTDNFGRDVLTELVAATRSSLKIGVIAGVIATVLGLILGLLAGYLGGFADNLIVFFTNLFTVIPSFVLLILISYSVGESQRGIMMVAILIGCTSWPWTTRSVRSQVMSLRNRDHVNLSKLSGHSTIRIILTDILPYIASYVVMAFILQISSGILSEAQLSMIGLGPATTKTATLGLMMNWATMYSAHLNGSWWAYFPVVLMIALISFSLNLMNTGLDQVFNPQLRD from the coding sequence ATGAAAAATAGAATCAGACAGGTTTTTCACTCCGGGAAATTCATAACGGGATTTGTGATTTTTATCGTTATTCTCCTGACGATTTTTATCTATCCTCTGATTATCACCAGGGATCCTCTGAAGATGATGGGAGAAGGGAACTTTTTCCGGCCCGGCACTTATGTGTCCAAATCGGAGGTGGCGGGATCCGGGGACAGTTATCAGCTGAATGTGGATGCCGCCGCAGCTCAGGTGGACCGCAGGCTGAAAAATGACACCCGTGGATTCATGGCGGAATGGCTGGAAAAATACGGTGGGGTGAAATCCTCCGAAATTGATGTGTCGGATGCAGATGGGTTGATTGCACTCTGGCAGGATCATTATGATCTCGCAGCAGAGCAGAAAGGCATGACGGCGGCAAAGAAAAAGAAGTTCCGTCGTCTGGATAAGGAAATCCGGGACATCATGAAAAGCAAGGCATTGTTTCTTGCAGAGAAAAATGAGGAGACCGGGGATCTGGAGGAAGTGGAGGAACTTGGGGAAACGGAGTATGTGAATGAAAAGGATATTCAGAACAAACACACCTTTCCCCTCGGTACGGATAATTTTGGCCGGGATGTACTGACGGAGCTGGTGGCAGCTACCCGATCCTCATTGAAGATCGGGGTGATTGCCGGTGTGATTGCAACCGTCCTGGGACTGATTCTCGGGCTTCTTGCCGGATATCTCGGCGGTTTTGCGGATAATCTGATTGTGTTCTTTACCAATCTGTTTACCGTGATTCCGTCTTTTGTGCTGCTGATCCTGATCTCCTACAGTGTAGGGGAATCCCAGAGGGGAATCATGATGGTGGCCATTCTGATCGGATGCACTTCCTGGCCATGGACCACCCGTTCGGTACGGTCTCAGGTGATGTCCCTCCGCAACCGGGATCATGTCAATCTGTCCAAATTGTCCGGGCACAGTACGATACGCATTATACTGACGGATATTCTGCCGTATATCGCGTCCTATGTGGTGATGGCATTCATCCTTCAGATCTCTTCCGGAATTTTGTCGGAGGCACAGCTGTCCATGATTGGCCTTGGACCGGCAACCACAAAAACGGCCACCCTTGGCCTGATGATGAACTGGGCCACCATGTACTCGGCTCATCTGAACGGTTCCTGGTGGGCTTATTTTCCGGTTGTTTTGATGATTGCCCTGATTTCATTCTCACTGAATCTGATGAATACCGGCCTGGACCAGGTATTCAATCCTCAGTTAAGGGATTAG
- a CDS encoding ABC transporter permease — protein sequence MKGLKKYYVQKILWYLLTLVFAVVLNFVLPRLMPGDPVSAIAGKSVSGMSDATKIQKVYQDYTEKFGISKPIYVQFFTWLKNALHGDFGVSFSQFPRTVSDILSGAVWWTVCLQLPAIVLGWVLGNVLGAVAAYRKGVFDKAILPAFLFISNIPAFGMAIILLFVFGVRLGILPTSGGYGFNMMPSATWAFVKSVIVHYQLPFWSIVLITIGGQAIGMRSMAIYELNADYVKYSRFLGIKDRTIVKYVFRNAMLPQITGLALSLGTMMGGALVAEIIFSYPGLGTTLLAAVTGQDYPLLSACTLIITIMVLLANLIVELIYGVIDPRVKASQQD from the coding sequence ATGAAAGGATTAAAAAAGTATTATGTACAAAAAATTCTATGGTATCTGCTTACATTGGTATTTGCTGTGGTATTGAACTTTGTTCTGCCCAGACTGATGCCCGGTGATCCGGTTTCCGCCATTGCCGGAAAGTCCGTTTCCGGCATGAGCGATGCCACCAAAATTCAGAAAGTATATCAGGATTATACAGAAAAGTTTGGGATCTCCAAACCAATATATGTGCAGTTTTTTACGTGGCTGAAAAACGCATTGCACGGTGATTTCGGGGTTTCCTTCAGTCAGTTTCCAAGAACGGTTTCCGATATCCTTTCCGGTGCGGTATGGTGGACGGTTTGCCTGCAGCTGCCGGCCATTGTTCTGGGATGGGTTCTGGGCAATGTTCTTGGCGCAGTGGCCGCTTACCGGAAAGGCGTATTCGATAAGGCGATCCTGCCAGCCTTTCTGTTTATCAGTAATATTCCCGCCTTTGGCATGGCGATTATTCTTTTGTTTGTTTTTGGTGTCAGGCTGGGCATTCTTCCCACCAGTGGTGGGTATGGATTCAATATGATGCCCAGTGCGACCTGGGCTTTTGTAAAATCCGTGATTGTTCATTACCAGCTTCCGTTCTGGTCCATTGTACTGATCACCATCGGAGGACAGGCCATCGGGATGCGGTCCATGGCGATTTATGAGCTGAATGCCGATTATGTGAAATACAGCCGCTTCCTGGGGATCAAGGACCGGACCATTGTAAAATATGTGTTCCGCAATGCCATGCTTCCCCAGATTACAGGACTGGCGTTATCCCTTGGCACGATGATGGGCGGTGCGCTGGTGGCGGAGATTATCTTCAGTTATCCGGGACTGGGCACTACATTGCTTGCAGCAGTCACCGGACAGGATTATCCACTGCTTTCTGCCTGTACGCTGATCATCACCATCATGGTATTGCTGGCCAATCTGATTGTGGAATTGATTTATGGCGTTATTGATCCGCGTGTGAAAGCAAGTCAGCAGGATTAG